In Primulina huaijiensis isolate GDHJ02 chromosome 6, ASM1229523v2, whole genome shotgun sequence, a single window of DNA contains:
- the LOC140978452 gene encoding uncharacterized protein — translation MASSTGAFKEVTQQGHRSVSPYNGGSVNGEWGVPTFQHQQTISMEWTPEEQTMLEEGLVKYASESNIIQYAKIAVQLNNKTVRDVALRCRWMTKKEVTKRRKDDFNARKSKERKEKVVDSSAKPSRFAIQSGFSHASGMASDSYDDGISYNDVTSVTQRLIQQNSWAFKQISSNLSSHQIHDNIGLLNQARGNLNKILNNLNVMDPTMKKMPLLPKVNEELASTILPPRLSPFVDPHSLI, via the exons ATGGCTAGCTCAACTGGGGCGTTTAAAGAAGTGACACAACAAGGGCATAGATCCGTTTCTCCATACAATGGAGGCTCGGTTAATGGGGAGTGGGGTGTGCCAACTTTTCAGCACCAACAGACAATTTCTATGGAGTGGACTCCTGAGGAACAAACTATGTTGGAGGAAGGTTTGGTCAA ATATGCCTCCGAGTCAAACATTATCCAGTATGCAAAGATCGCTGTGCAGCTAAATAACAAGACGGTTCGCGATGTTGCATTGCGCTGCAGATGGATGACg AAGAAAGAAGTCACCAAGAGAAGGAAAGATGATTTCAATGCAAGGAAAAGTAAAGAAAGAAAG gAAAAGGTTGTTGATTCTTCAGCAAAGCCTTCTCGCTTCGCCATCCAGTCGGGTTTTTCTCATGCTTCAGGAATGGCTTCTGATAGCTATGATGATGGTATATCATACAATG ATGTCACCAGTGTCACTCAACGGCTTATCCAGCAAAATTCTTGGGCCTTTAAACAGATATCTTCGAATCTTTCTTCTCATCAG ATACATGATAACATTGGACTTCTGAATCAAGCGCGAGGAAACCTTAACAAAATATTGAACAA CTTGAACGTCATGGACCCGACGATGAAGAAGATGCCTCTGCTCCCTAAAGTGAACGAAGAGTTAGCCAGTACCATTCTTCCACCTCGACTTTCCCCATTCGTCGATCCCCATTCATTGATCTAG